Proteins encoded within one genomic window of Deinococcus grandis:
- a CDS encoding mannose-1-phosphate guanylyltransferase: protein MTFYPVILAGGSGERFWPLSRKSKPKQFLTLESSGRSLLQTTAERLTAGQGGLERLMIVTANEHRGHVLEHLPDLPLENLLVEPTPRDTAAAILYGALTVHRDDPDAVMGVFPADHRVDDPDAFHAVLARAVEYARTHDALVTLGMTPSYPATGYGYIEQGDEDGGSGVYRVQRFTEKPDADLARDFLNTGRYLWNSGMFIWRAEVILNAFETLVPELYGPMLEASRQRGGLRHVYPTLPKISVDYAILERARNVAVIPASFGWDDLGDWNALERLLKGDGGNVAVGRHVSLDTGGAIMYTTGGEDLIATIGLEDVVVVRAGDVTLVVRKDRTQDIKKVVAQLKDNPELARFA from the coding sequence ATGACCTTCTACCCCGTGATCCTGGCCGGCGGCAGCGGTGAACGGTTCTGGCCCCTGTCCCGCAAGAGCAAACCCAAGCAGTTCCTCACGCTGGAAAGCAGCGGCCGCAGCCTCCTGCAGACCACCGCCGAGCGCCTCACCGCCGGGCAGGGCGGCCTGGAACGCCTGATGATCGTCACCGCCAACGAGCACCGCGGTCACGTCCTGGAACACCTGCCGGACCTGCCACTGGAGAACCTGCTCGTGGAACCCACCCCGCGCGACACGGCCGCCGCGATCCTGTACGGCGCGCTGACCGTCCACCGCGACGACCCGGACGCCGTCATGGGCGTCTTCCCCGCCGACCACCGCGTGGACGACCCGGACGCCTTCCACGCCGTCCTGGCCCGCGCCGTCGAGTACGCCCGCACCCACGACGCGCTCGTCACGCTGGGCATGACCCCCTCGTACCCCGCCACCGGCTACGGCTACATCGAACAGGGCGACGAGGACGGAGGCAGCGGCGTGTACCGCGTGCAGCGCTTCACCGAGAAACCCGACGCGGACCTCGCGCGGGACTTCCTGAACACCGGGCGGTACCTGTGGAACTCCGGGATGTTCATCTGGCGCGCCGAGGTGATCCTGAACGCCTTCGAGACGCTGGTCCCCGAACTGTACGGCCCGATGCTCGAGGCGTCCAGGCAGCGCGGCGGGCTGCGGCACGTGTACCCGACCCTCCCGAAGATCAGCGTGGACTACGCCATCCTGGAACGCGCCCGGAACGTCGCCGTGATTCCCGCCAGTTTCGGCTGGGACGACCTGGGCGACTGGAACGCCCTGGAACGCCTGCTCAAGGGCGACGGTGGGAACGTCGCCGTGGGCCGCCACGTCAGCCTGGATACCGGCGGCGCGATCATGTACACCACGGGCGGCGAGGACCTGATCGCCACCATCGGCCTGGAGGACGTGGTCGTCGTGCGCGCCGGGGACGTGACCCTGGTCGTCCGCAAGGACCGCACGCAGGACATCAAGAAGGTCGTCGCGCAGCTCAAGGACAACCCGGAACTGGCCCGCTTCGCCTGA
- a CDS encoding GGDEF domain-containing protein — MKLRGYLLALLFAAPGLTLLLLHLIRSGATRLAVTHGAVMLSGAVLTALVWQDARRLPRAERIFAGLLLLSGVHFLIGYALNPGAPLDADLLGSVLLFIVTGLLLVLPPAWSLGLAVLLLGAYLLEVNLLSGEAPGTRQLTQWVNLGMFALLAVGVVMRQTLGQVVERAHLLAYLATHDPLTGLLNRRGFEDQAHAGQNLLVLDADDFKLVNDTHGHAMGDDVLRQLARTVQEHLPPGSLLARWGGEEFVLVSPGDLRGAAALGETLRAAVATTPLAGQHVTLSLGGTHWAAGEPFRDAFARADRALYRAKRSGKNRVHLHAAEDSTPVPAGH, encoded by the coding sequence GTGAAACTGCGCGGTTACCTGCTGGCCCTGCTGTTCGCCGCGCCCGGACTGACCCTGCTGCTGCTGCACCTGATCCGGTCCGGCGCGACTAGACTGGCCGTCACGCACGGCGCGGTCATGCTGAGCGGCGCGGTACTGACCGCGCTCGTCTGGCAGGACGCCCGGCGACTCCCGCGCGCCGAGCGGATCTTCGCGGGGCTGCTGCTGCTCAGCGGCGTGCACTTCCTGATCGGGTACGCCCTGAACCCCGGCGCGCCGCTGGACGCGGACCTGCTCGGCAGCGTGCTGCTGTTCATCGTGACGGGCCTGCTGCTGGTCCTCCCGCCCGCCTGGTCGCTGGGTCTGGCGGTCCTGCTGCTCGGCGCGTACCTGCTGGAGGTGAACCTGCTCAGCGGCGAGGCGCCCGGCACGCGGCAGCTGACGCAGTGGGTGAACCTGGGCATGTTCGCGCTGCTGGCCGTCGGGGTGGTCATGCGCCAGACGCTGGGACAGGTGGTCGAGCGCGCGCATCTGCTCGCGTACCTCGCCACGCACGACCCGCTGACCGGGCTGCTCAACCGCCGCGGGTTCGAGGATCAGGCGCACGCCGGGCAAAACCTGCTGGTGCTCGACGCGGACGACTTCAAGCTCGTGAACGACACGCACGGGCACGCGATGGGCGACGACGTGCTGCGTCAGCTGGCCCGCACCGTGCAGGAACACCTGCCGCCCGGCAGTCTGCTGGCCCGCTGGGGCGGCGAGGAATTCGTGCTCGTCAGCCCCGGCGACCTGCGGGGCGCGGCGGCGCTGGGGGAAACGCTGCGCGCCGCCGTGGCCACCACCCCACTGGCCGGTCAGCACGTCACGCTGAGCCTGGGGGGCACGCACTGGGCCGCCGGGGAACCGTTCCGGGACGCCTTCGCCCGCGCCGACCGGGCGCTGTACCGCGCCAAACGCAGCGGCAAGAACCGCGTGCACCTGCACGCCGCGGAGGACTCCACGCCCGTCCCCGCAGGTCACTGA
- a CDS encoding DUF808 domain-containing protein encodes MSGGLVALLDDVAAIARLAAASIDDIGAAAAKASVKAVGVVVDDTAVTPRYVTGFTPDRELPIIWRIARGSLRNKVVFILPVALLLSEFLPQAMPPILMLGGAYLCFEGAEKLIEAVRGGHEEAAATEARLSSADHEKQMISGAIRTDFILSAEIMAISLGEVASEPLFERALILIVVALVITALVYGVVALIVKMDDIGLRLAQARTGTGRAIGRGLVKGMPIILGALGVIGTAAMLWVGGHIIIAGLADFGWHALEDLLHDLSHGAAEAIPAAAGLVTWLVDTLVSAVVGLIVGLIVAGIVHLIPRRGAAAH; translated from the coding sequence ATGAGTGGCGGCCTTGTCGCGCTGCTCGACGACGTGGCCGCGATCGCCCGCCTCGCCGCCGCGTCCATTGACGACATCGGCGCCGCCGCCGCGAAGGCCAGTGTGAAGGCCGTCGGGGTGGTCGTGGACGACACCGCCGTCACGCCCCGTTACGTCACGGGCTTTACCCCGGACCGCGAACTGCCGATCATCTGGCGCATCGCGCGCGGCTCGCTGCGCAACAAGGTCGTGTTCATCCTGCCGGTCGCGCTGCTGCTCAGCGAGTTCCTGCCGCAGGCCATGCCGCCCATCCTGATGCTCGGCGGCGCGTACCTGTGCTTCGAGGGCGCCGAGAAACTCATCGAGGCCGTCCGCGGCGGGCACGAGGAGGCGGCCGCCACCGAGGCCCGGCTGAGCAGCGCCGACCACGAGAAACAGATGATCAGCGGCGCGATCCGCACCGACTTCATCCTCTCGGCGGAAATCATGGCCATCTCGCTGGGCGAGGTCGCCAGCGAACCGCTCTTCGAACGCGCCCTGATCCTGATCGTCGTGGCGCTGGTCATCACCGCGCTCGTGTACGGCGTGGTCGCGCTGATCGTGAAGATGGACGACATCGGCCTGCGCCTCGCCCAGGCCCGCACCGGCACCGGACGCGCCATCGGCCGCGGCCTCGTCAAGGGCATGCCCATCATCCTGGGCGCCCTGGGCGTCATCGGCACCGCCGCCATGCTGTGGGTGGGCGGCCACATCATCATCGCGGGCCTCGCCGACTTCGGCTGGCACGCCCTGGAGGACCTGCTGCACGACCTGTCCCACGGCGCTGCCGAGGCCATCCCGGCCGCCGCCGGTCTGGTCACGTGGCTGGTCGATACGCTCGTCAGCGCCGTCGTGGGCCTGATCGTGGGGCTGATCGTCGCGGGAATCGTGCACCTGATCCCGCGCCGGGGCGCCGCCGCCCACTGA
- a CDS encoding xanthine dehydrogenase small subunit — MVELTINGTARQLPSAAHTTLLGALRAEGLTGCKEGCAEGECGACAVLVARADGEGTRWESVNACLALLPALDGAEVVTSEGLGTPQDLHPAQEELAVRGGSQCGYCTPGFVVSLAAEYLRPERTPGEHGEANGFDVHSLSGNLCRCTGYQPIVDAARALGTPVEGDPLAARQSQPAPSARPTRLEAADGTFHRPATLAEALALLAAHPDARVLAGGTDWGVDVNLRRARASVTVAVDALPELRAFETGGDVIRLGAALTLSDLERRLGDRVPLLQAWFPQFASRLIRNSATLGGNLGTASPIGDSPPVLLALNAELELVGPGGVRVVPLRDYFTGYRQTVRAPGELIQAVRIPTPLAPVTAFHKIARRRFDDISSVAVGYALRVEGGVVTQARIGLGGVAATPLRAYDAEAALEGQPWTADTARRAARILGGTGTPLSDHRASAGYRAAMLEQSLLKFHWETRAEVTA, encoded by the coding sequence ATGGTGGAACTGACGATCAACGGAACGGCGCGGCAGCTGCCCAGCGCGGCGCACACGACGCTGCTGGGCGCGCTGCGCGCCGAGGGGCTGACCGGCTGCAAGGAGGGTTGCGCGGAGGGTGAGTGCGGCGCGTGCGCGGTGCTCGTCGCCCGCGCGGATGGTGAGGGCACGCGCTGGGAGAGCGTGAACGCCTGCCTGGCGCTGCTGCCCGCGCTGGACGGCGCGGAGGTCGTGACGAGCGAGGGCCTGGGCACCCCGCAGGACCTGCACCCCGCGCAGGAGGAACTGGCGGTGCGGGGCGGCTCGCAGTGCGGGTACTGCACGCCGGGCTTCGTGGTGAGCCTCGCGGCGGAGTACCTGCGGCCCGAGCGCACGCCGGGAGAGCACGGCGAGGCGAACGGCTTCGACGTGCATTCGCTGAGCGGGAACCTGTGCCGCTGCACCGGGTACCAGCCCATCGTGGACGCCGCCCGCGCGCTGGGCACGCCCGTGGAGGGTGACCCGCTGGCGGCGCGGCAGTCACAGCCCGCCCCCAGTGCGCGCCCCACGCGGCTGGAGGCGGCAGACGGCACCTTCCACCGCCCCGCGACGCTGGCCGAGGCGCTGGCCCTGCTCGCCGCGCACCCGGACGCGCGCGTGCTCGCGGGCGGGACGGACTGGGGCGTGGACGTGAACCTGCGCCGTGCCCGCGCGTCCGTGACAGTTGCGGTGGACGCGCTGCCGGAACTCCGCGCCTTCGAGACTGGCGGGGACGTAATCCGCCTGGGTGCGGCCCTGACCCTCAGCGACCTGGAACGCCGCCTGGGGGACCGGGTGCCGCTCCTGCAGGCGTGGTTCCCGCAGTTCGCGTCGCGGCTGATCCGCAATTCCGCCACGCTGGGCGGGAACCTGGGGACCGCCTCGCCCATCGGGGACAGCCCGCCGGTGCTGCTGGCACTGAACGCGGAGCTGGAACTCGTCGGGCCGGGCGGCGTGCGGGTCGTGCCGCTGCGCGACTACTTCACCGGGTACCGGCAGACGGTGCGCGCGCCAGGCGAGCTGATCCAGGCGGTGCGGATTCCCACGCCGCTGGCTCCCGTGACGGCGTTCCACAAGATCGCCAGGCGGCGCTTCGACGACATCTCCAGCGTGGCGGTCGGCTACGCCCTGCGGGTGGAGGGCGGCGTGGTCACGCAGGCCCGCATCGGGCTGGGCGGGGTGGCCGCCACGCCCCTGCGCGCGTATGACGCCGAGGCGGCGCTGGAGGGGCAGCCGTGGACGGCCGACACCGCCCGGCGCGCCGCCCGCATCCTGGGCGGCACCGGCACGCCCCTGAGTGACCACCGCGCCAGTGCCGGGTACCGCGCGGCGATGCTGGAGCAGAGCCTGCTGAAGTTCCACTGGGAGACCCGGGCGGAGGTGACGGCGTGA
- the xdhB gene encoding xanthine dehydrogenase molybdopterin binding subunit: MSGHEVPPGAAVGRALAHESAALHVTGQALYTDDLGVRMAGLLHAWPVGSPHAHARVLSLDVSPALHVQGVARVLTRADVPGVNDAGVKGDEPLFPEEVMFVGHAVCWVLADSEDAARQGAAAVQVTYEPLPSLISLREAMDASSFQGAQSTLRRGDVTVGFAQAAHVFEGEFELGGQEHFYLETHASLAHVDESGQVFIQCSTQHPSETQDITAHVLGLDANEVTVQCLRMGGGFGGKEMQPHGFAAIAALGAVLTGRPVRLRLNRTLDLTMTGKRHPFHAAWTAGFDADGRFTALQVQLTSDGGWSLDLSEPVMARALCHVDNAYFIPHVEARGRIARTNKTSQTAFRGFGGPQGMLVVEDLLGRVAPLLGLDPHELRQRNFYRPGECTPYGQPVRHAERLETIWTELLASSDFHARRDQVAAFNAAHEHVKRGLAVTPVKFGISFNFTAYNQAGALVHVYKDGSVLVNHGGTEMGQGLHTKMLQVAATALGVPLASVRLAPTRTDKVPNTSATAASSGADLNGGAVKDACDQIRARLSEVAAGRLAVHPDDVRFEAGRVFPLGHPERGLTFRELVHDAYHRRTQLWAAGFYRTPDLHWDREAMQGEPFKYFSYGASVTEVELDGFTGAYRVLRADLLHDVGDSLSPLIDLGQVEGGYLQGLGWLTLEELKWDESTGAGRGRLLTQAASTYKLPSLSELPADFRAALLRQATETGVVYGSKAVGEPPLMLAISAREAIRAACAAFGPPGTPTLLASPATPEAAFWALHAARTPSPPDAPRATEGVQT, translated from the coding sequence GTGAGCGGCCACGAGGTTCCCCCGGGCGCGGCCGTGGGGCGGGCGCTGGCGCACGAGAGCGCCGCGCTGCACGTGACCGGGCAGGCGCTGTACACCGACGACCTGGGCGTCCGGATGGCGGGGTTGCTGCACGCCTGGCCGGTCGGGTCGCCGCACGCGCACGCGCGGGTGCTGAGCCTGGACGTCTCGCCTGCGTTGCACGTGCAGGGCGTGGCGCGGGTCCTGACGCGCGCGGACGTGCCCGGCGTGAACGACGCGGGCGTCAAGGGCGACGAGCCCCTCTTCCCGGAGGAGGTGATGTTCGTCGGGCACGCCGTGTGCTGGGTCCTGGCCGACAGTGAGGACGCCGCCCGGCAGGGCGCGGCTGCCGTGCAGGTCACGTACGAGCCGCTGCCGTCGCTGATCTCACTGCGCGAGGCGATGGACGCGTCCTCCTTCCAGGGGGCGCAGTCCACCCTGCGGCGCGGAGACGTGACGGTGGGGTTCGCTCAGGCCGCGCACGTCTTCGAGGGCGAGTTCGAGCTGGGCGGGCAGGAGCACTTCTACCTCGAGACACACGCCTCACTGGCGCACGTCGATGAGTCGGGCCAGGTGTTCATCCAGTGCAGCACGCAGCACCCCAGCGAGACGCAGGACATCACGGCGCACGTGCTGGGCCTGGATGCGAACGAGGTGACGGTGCAGTGCCTGCGCATGGGCGGCGGCTTCGGCGGGAAGGAGATGCAGCCGCACGGCTTCGCGGCGATCGCGGCGCTGGGCGCGGTCCTCACCGGGCGACCCGTCCGGCTGCGGCTCAACCGCACGCTGGACCTCACCATGACCGGCAAACGCCACCCCTTCCACGCGGCCTGGACGGCGGGCTTCGACGCGGACGGACGCTTCACGGCGCTGCAGGTGCAGCTGACCAGCGACGGCGGCTGGAGCCTGGACCTGTCCGAGCCGGTCATGGCCCGCGCGCTGTGCCACGTGGACAACGCGTACTTCATCCCGCACGTCGAGGCCCGCGGGCGGATCGCGCGGACGAACAAGACCTCCCAGACGGCCTTCCGGGGCTTCGGCGGACCGCAGGGCATGCTGGTCGTCGAGGACCTGCTGGGCCGCGTGGCGCCGCTGCTGGGTCTGGACCCGCACGAACTGCGGCAGCGGAACTTCTACCGCCCGGGCGAGTGCACGCCGTACGGGCAGCCCGTCCGGCACGCCGAGCGCCTGGAGACGATCTGGACCGAACTGCTCGCCAGCAGCGACTTCCACGCCCGCCGCGATCAGGTGGCGGCCTTCAACGCCGCGCACGAGCACGTCAAGCGGGGACTGGCGGTCACGCCGGTGAAGTTCGGGATCTCCTTCAACTTCACGGCGTACAACCAGGCGGGCGCCCTGGTGCACGTGTACAAGGACGGCTCGGTGCTCGTGAACCACGGCGGAACCGAGATGGGCCAGGGCCTGCACACGAAGATGCTGCAGGTCGCCGCGACCGCGCTGGGCGTGCCGCTCGCCTCGGTTCGCCTCGCGCCGACGCGGACGGACAAGGTCCCGAACACCAGTGCCACGGCCGCGAGCAGCGGCGCGGACCTGAACGGCGGCGCGGTGAAGGACGCCTGCGACCAGATCCGCGCCCGCCTGTCGGAGGTCGCCGCCGGGCGGCTGGCCGTCCACCCGGACGACGTGCGCTTCGAGGCGGGCCGGGTGTTCCCGCTGGGTCACCCCGAACGGGGCCTGACGTTCCGGGAACTCGTGCACGACGCGTACCACCGCCGCACGCAGCTGTGGGCGGCGGGCTTCTACCGCACGCCGGACCTGCACTGGGACCGCGAGGCGATGCAGGGCGAGCCGTTCAAGTACTTCAGTTACGGCGCGAGCGTCACAGAGGTGGAACTCGACGGCTTCACCGGCGCGTACCGCGTCCTGCGCGCGGACCTGCTGCACGACGTGGGGGACAGCCTCTCCCCGCTGATCGACCTGGGTCAGGTCGAGGGTGGGTACCTGCAGGGCCTGGGCTGGCTGACGCTGGAGGAACTGAAGTGGGACGAGTCCACCGGAGCGGGACGGGGGCGCTTGCTCACGCAGGCGGCCAGCACGTATAAATTGCCTTCGCTCTCGGAGCTGCCCGCGGACTTCCGCGCCGCGCTCCTGCGGCAGGCCACCGAGACGGGCGTGGTGTACGGCAGCAAGGCGGTGGGGGAACCCCCGCTGATGCTGGCGATCTCCGCCCGCGAGGCCATCCGCGCCGCGTGCGCCGCCTTCGGCCCGCCCGGCACCCCCACCCTCCTCGCGTCCCCGGCCACGCCGGAGGCCGCGTTCTGGGCGCTGCACGCCGCCCGCACCCCCTCACCCCCCGACGCGCCCCGCGCGACCGAAGGAGTCCAGACATGA
- the xdhC gene encoding xanthine dehydrogenase accessory protein XdhC: protein MDPHALSPGAGGPAWLAALTRLSARGEAAVLVTVTAARGHTPREAGARMVVSLSGAWGSVGGGNLEATAAERARALIRAQAQAPETLTLRLTDRAANEHGRQCCGGEVTLHLDPVLHARAQVAVFGAGHVGLELARLLARHPVGLHLIDSRAAQLTPERLLPLQDAEAHVTAHHAPIPELVLEDLPPGTHVLILTHDHAEDAAILDAALRRPGSCFLGLIGSGAKWIRFQAQLRDLGHSPEALARVTSPIGLPELNAGPHRKHPAVIALSVAAQLLPYLTPTPDLTPAPERTP from the coding sequence ATGGACCCGCACGCCCTGAGTCCGGGTGCGGGCGGCCCGGCGTGGCTCGCGGCCCTCACGCGGCTCTCCGCGCGGGGCGAGGCGGCCGTGCTCGTGACCGTCACGGCGGCGCGTGGGCACACGCCGCGCGAGGCGGGCGCACGGATGGTCGTCAGCCTCAGCGGTGCGTGGGGCAGCGTGGGCGGCGGGAACCTGGAGGCGACCGCTGCGGAACGCGCCCGCGCGCTGATCCGCGCGCAGGCCCAGGCCCCCGAGACGCTGACGCTGCGCCTGACCGACCGCGCCGCGAACGAGCACGGGCGGCAGTGCTGCGGCGGCGAGGTCACGCTGCACCTCGACCCCGTCCTGCACGCGCGCGCTCAGGTGGCCGTGTTCGGCGCCGGGCACGTCGGTCTGGAACTCGCGCGGCTGCTCGCCCGGCATCCGGTCGGGCTGCACCTGATCGATTCACGCGCCGCGCAGCTGACCCCCGAGCGCCTGCTGCCCCTGCAGGACGCCGAGGCGCACGTCACCGCGCACCACGCGCCCATCCCGGAACTCGTGCTGGAGGACCTGCCGCCCGGCACGCACGTGCTGATCCTCACGCACGACCACGCCGAGGACGCCGCGATCCTCGACGCGGCGCTGCGCCGCCCCGGCTCCTGCTTCCTGGGCCTGATCGGGTCGGGCGCCAAGTGGATCCGCTTCCAGGCGCAGTTGCGCGACCTGGGCCACAGCCCGGAGGCGCTGGCGCGGGTGACCTCCCCGATCGGCCTGCCCGAGCTGAACGCCGGACCTCACCGCAAGCACCCGGCGGTGATCGCGCTGAGTGTCGCTGCGCAGCTGCTTCCCTACCTCACGCCCACGCCGGACCTGACCCCGGCGCCCGAAAGGACCCCATGA
- the guaD gene encoding guanine deaminase produces MTTLYRATFLHTPENPFTHADALRAESDGGLLVEGGVIRARGAFADLRAAHPHAPVTDLRGGLLLPGFIDTHVHLPQVRVIGGLGLPLLDWLDQCALPEEARMADVAYARGVARDFTRGLLGAGTTTALVFGSHFAGAVDAFFEEAAQTGLRAVAGLVVSDRLLRNELHTTPERAYAEGKVLIDRWHGVGRALYAVTPRFSLSASEGILDACAALMREQPGVRFTSHINENTREIEVVRELFPGARDYLDTYERAGLIGRHSVLAHNVHPSDRELGVMAAARCTAAHCPCSNSALGSGFFPLRRHLAAGVHVALGSDVGGGTGFSLLKEGLQAHFMQNLMPGGVPLSPAHLLYLATKAGAEALDLPEVGAFEPGQQFDALHLAPVPGTPLDAVFRHAASPERALAAAFATGTPGDVAQVWIGGDVAHTRA; encoded by the coding sequence ATGACCACGCTGTACCGCGCCACCTTCCTGCACACTCCCGAAAACCCCTTCACGCACGCGGACGCGCTGCGCGCCGAATCCGACGGTGGCCTGCTCGTCGAAGGCGGCGTGATCCGCGCCCGTGGCGCGTTCGCGGACCTGCGCGCCGCGCACCCGCACGCGCCCGTCACCGACCTGCGCGGCGGGTTGCTGCTGCCGGGCTTCATCGACACGCACGTGCACCTGCCGCAGGTCCGGGTGATCGGTGGGCTGGGCCTGCCGCTGCTGGACTGGCTGGACCAGTGCGCGCTGCCCGAGGAGGCCCGCATGGCCGACGTCGCCTACGCGCGCGGCGTCGCGCGGGACTTCACGCGCGGCCTGCTCGGGGCGGGCACCACGACCGCGCTGGTGTTCGGGTCGCATTTCGCCGGGGCGGTGGACGCCTTCTTCGAGGAGGCCGCGCAGACCGGCCTGCGCGCCGTGGCGGGCCTGGTCGTCAGCGACCGCCTGCTGCGGAACGAACTGCACACCACCCCCGAACGGGCCTACGCCGAGGGCAAGGTCCTGATCGACCGCTGGCACGGCGTGGGCCGCGCCCTGTACGCGGTGACGCCCCGCTTCAGCCTCTCGGCGTCCGAGGGCATCCTGGACGCCTGCGCCGCGCTGATGCGCGAACAGCCCGGCGTGCGCTTCACGAGTCACATCAACGAGAACACCCGCGAGATCGAGGTGGTCCGCGAGCTGTTCCCCGGCGCGCGCGACTACCTCGACACCTACGAGCGGGCCGGGCTGATCGGCCGCCACAGCGTCCTGGCGCACAACGTGCACCCCAGCGACCGGGAACTGGGCGTGATGGCCGCCGCGCGCTGCACGGCCGCGCACTGCCCGTGCAGCAACTCCGCGCTCGGCAGTGGGTTCTTCCCGCTGCGCCGCCACCTCGCTGCGGGCGTGCACGTGGCCCTGGGCAGCGACGTGGGCGGCGGCACCGGCTTCAGCCTCCTCAAGGAGGGCCTGCAGGCGCACTTCATGCAGAACCTCATGCCGGGCGGCGTGCCCCTGAGCCCCGCGCACCTGCTGTACCTCGCCACGAAGGCGGGCGCCGAGGCGCTGGACCTGCCCGAGGTCGGCGCGTTCGAGCCGGGCCAGCAGTTCGACGCCCTGCACCTCGCGCCCGTGCCGGGCACGCCGCTGGACGCCGTGTTCCGCCACGCCGCCAGCCCCGAGCGCGCCCTGGCCGCCGCGTTCGCCACCGGCACCCCCGGCGACGTCGCGCAGGTCTGGATCGGCGGGGACGTGGCGCACACCCGCGCCTGA
- a CDS encoding response regulator, translated as MSRPFRVLLVDDNPADLMLAQEVFAEHGERLTVSTCASGEEALRALRGGPLPDVVILDVNMPVMSGFEVLQAIKDDPALLSIPVVMLSTSSQPGDVARAYTLHASSYMVKSNSFQKFVDQVDAFVSFWRESRTPSWPDRSGA; from the coding sequence GTGAGCCGCCCGTTCCGCGTGCTGCTGGTCGATGACAACCCCGCCGACCTGATGCTCGCCCAGGAGGTCTTCGCCGAGCACGGCGAGCGCCTGACCGTCAGCACCTGCGCCAGCGGCGAGGAGGCCCTGCGGGCACTGCGCGGCGGGCCGCTGCCGGACGTGGTGATCCTCGACGTGAACATGCCGGTCATGTCGGGCTTCGAGGTGCTGCAGGCCATCAAGGACGACCCGGCGCTGCTGTCCATCCCGGTCGTGATGCTCTCCACGTCCTCCCAGCCGGGTGACGTCGCCCGGGCGTACACCCTGCACGCCAGTTCGTACATGGTCAAGAGCAACAGCTTCCAGAAGTTCGTGGATCAGGTGGACGCCTTCGTGTCGTTCTGGCGGGAAAGCCGCACGCCCAGCTGGCCCGACCGGTCCGGCGCCTGA
- a CDS encoding molybdopterin-dependent oxidoreductase: MRRLLLSLTLLTLCACARPASSLYTPVEADPQLAAPGPVVLTVVNAAGKEFTFTRARLAALGLVSFSTPDPSRKNEAHEYTGPLLSAVLREAGIAQAATLHLVALDKYRTDLKLAPIRDVPVILALKSDGQLLEPRNFGPVYMTFPYGGVKLDPNIYNAAWVWQLYRIEERPGGA; the protein is encoded by the coding sequence ATGCGCCGTCTCCTGCTGTCCCTGACCCTGCTGACCCTGTGTGCCTGCGCGCGGCCCGCGTCCAGCCTGTACACCCCGGTGGAGGCCGACCCGCAGCTGGCCGCGCCGGGCCCGGTGGTCCTGACGGTCGTGAACGCCGCCGGGAAGGAGTTCACGTTCACGCGTGCCCGGCTGGCCGCGCTGGGCCTGGTGAGTTTCAGCACGCCGGACCCGTCGCGGAAGAACGAGGCGCACGAGTACACCGGTCCGCTCCTGAGCGCCGTGCTGCGCGAGGCCGGGATCGCGCAGGCGGCCACGCTGCACCTCGTGGCGCTCGACAAGTACAGGACCGACCTGAAGCTCGCGCCGATCCGGGACGTGCCGGTCATTCTGGCGCTGAAATCCGACGGGCAGCTGCTCGAACCCCGGAACTTCGGCCCGGTGTACATGACCTTCCCGTACGGCGGCGTGAAACTCGACCCGAACATCTACAACGCCGCGTGGGTGTGGCAGCTGTACCGGATCGAGGAGCGGCCGGGCGGCGCCTGA